The region ggacagcaggacagtggtgaggtcagcaggacatgtatgaggacagcaggacagtggtgaggacagcaggacatgtatgaggacagcaggacagtggtgaggtcaGCTgaaggagtgacagatagcttcaaagtggaggtgggactgcatcaaggatcggctctgagccccttcttgtttgctctggtgatggacacactaacagatgaggtcaggcaggaatctctgtggactatgatgtttgcagatgacattgtgatccgTGATGACAACAGGggacaggtggaagagaacttggacaGGTGGAGGTATATACTTGACAGACAAGGAAGTCAGTCGTAGCAAagcagagtacatgtgtgtgaatgagagggaggcaggtggaacagtgagactCAAAGGTGCacgacttcaagtacttagggtccactgtccaggaaaacggactgtggtaaagaggtgaagaagagtccAGGCAGAATGAACtagatggagaaaagtttcaggagtgatttgtgacaaaaaggttggcagcaaaggtcaaaggaaagatttacagacagtggtgagagcagccatgttgtatggtttggagacagtgggactgacaaaaagacaggagacagaactgaaggtggataggattaggaatgaggtcatcagaggtacagcacaggttgaacaacctggtgataaagttagagaggtcaGACTGacatggtttggacatgtgcagaggagggacagtgggtatattggtaggatgttagagatgcagctgccaggaaaaagacgaagaagagacatatggatgcagttagagaggacatggaggtagttggtgtgcagacagaggacacagaagacagttagatggaggaggaggactcactgtggcccctgaaaagggaacaacccaaaaaagaagaagagaaagaagctGAATtaggatgttttaaaaaaaaattttcagtCTCAAATTATTCTTTATAGTTACACTTCTAACTTtacagtcattaaaaataaactatatacATATCATTGTGTATGACTGTATGACATGAACACTTTGAGTTGGAGGTTTAGGTCATTCTGATGGATCTTttagcagctgaagcagatctACAACTATTGTGCCCTAAACATCCTGACTACATTCAACCAGAGGCTCCAAGACTTAGGGAACTGAACCTTTTTAATAATCCTAACAATACCCAATTAATGATCtcacataaaacaaattcaacCCTGGCAACATAAATAGAACAGTTTGCAAAATAAACATGGCATAACAATATTAACAGATCAACTTCTCATCAATCAcagccttcaaaataaaagcagatgttCTGAACCCCTAACACCAAGGTATAAATATAATGCTGCCACATAGTTGACTAAAGATCAACAGGAAGAATTTGgtgattttaaaactaatgtaaaataaaacaggtcagAAATGACTCTTTGCCAAGACATGTGCTGAGCTTGAAGAAAATTTACAATGCAATTCTAAAATGTTACTTGAAATATTGTTATAATACAATATTGTTTGTATGCATACAACAGTGATGGCCATCATGGTGTGCAAATCCCCAACAAATTgtaaaatccaaacacattttggaaaaaacaaagacccCTGTGCTAAATCTTAGAGGAAACGCTACATGTTTGTCATGTAGCTTCTTATTTATGATCTCCTACATGTGATAAATATCCCAGCCTGCTGGTGAACTTGTCTTTGTCGAGGTTTTTGTGTTCCGGGACATGTCTGAAGGTGCAGTCCTCCCTTGTGCAGCCTATTGTCCTCCAGAAAAAGCATTCCTTCTTGCATGTGCTGTAACCACAGGAGAAAACGTTTTATTTATCACTAAAAagaagccttttatttttgttcatactTGGAAGATGACCCGTCTTACCCAGGATGTGGACTGGGGTCAGTGGCACCAAAGTTGGATCCACTGAGTCCAGTGTGAAATTTATGTGGATATCGTACTGTCAGTGGAGCTCCCTCCACTACCATTCCCTGAAGGAGAAACAAATGTATTTCATTAGGAGACTCAGACACAATTTCCTCCTCCACTCCATGAACAAAACCTTTGAAATGCCTACATCAATGCACTGGATGGCTCTCTCACAGTCTTCTTTTCGGGTGTAGTTCACAAATGCACACTGCTGCTCAAGCAACATCTTAATGCTGCAAACTGTCCCAGCTCTGAGGGGAGAAATGCTGAGTAATCAGTAGCATGTagatttgtacttttaaaataaacttatagCATAAACAATAGCAAAGTTAAATTTCACAATGATCAGTTATTGTTCGTCACTGAAATGTGGATGATAATGTtgttgcatgtgtctgtgtgtgtttttcgtGTCTGTCCgataacaaaatatctcatgaactgtatgtaaaataatgtacacatatatacatgtgtgtgtgtgtctaagggtgtgtgtatgtatgtaagTATATATTCTCAAAATTATTCATACCCCTGCTCAATTTTGTGATGACATTAATGCTTTTTACAAGTTTGTCTATGATTGCTAAATGAACAACAACTTAGAGAGTGAcatcaaaacataattcaagaaacttttttgtttcatgagtatataataaattaatttacaaaaaagccaTGTTCAAAATTATTCATACCCTTTCCAATGTCTTTCTTTAATAGTCAATAGTGTggcctttgttttttatgactgctTCGAGACGATTCTTGCATGTGTCCACAAgcttgcaagaaaaaaaaaaagcatccatcCAGACGAGTATAAATTGAGGCAAAGTCTTTGGTCATTCACAATTTGCTGTCATCATGGCGAAGAAGAAGGAGCTCAGTGAGGACTTACAACAACGTCTTGTGAATGCCCATGCTGAAGGAAAGGGTTACAAGGCCATTTCAAAGTGGTTTGATGTCCCTGTGGCAACTGTTCAGAGCATCATCAACAAGTACAAGAGGTTCAACATCGTTAGAAATCTCAGTGGCCGTGGCAGGAAGCATAAAGTGTCCCCTAAACTTGCCAGGAAAATCTGCCGAGAGGTCAACAACAACCCCCGGACCACAACCAAGGCCCTACTTGAAACGTTTGATCAGGCAGGGACGAAGGTGTCACCATCCACCATCGAGCAAGTCTTGCACAGGGGAGGTCTCCATGGACATAGACCTCGGAAAACCGCAATGCTTAGGAAGAACCACGTGAAGGTCATAGAGGTCATCTGATGCATGATTCCAGCTTTTGGTCAACcatcctgtggtctgatgagacaAAGTTGGAGTTGTTTGGCCATATGGATGTTGCCTTTGTCTGGAGGAAGAAAGGAGAAACACACAAGCCAAAGAACACTGTGCCCAcagtcaagcacggtggtggaaaCATTATGCTATGGGGATGCTTCTCTTCCAGTGGCACAGGTAACCTTGTCAAGGTCCAGGGACGTATGAAAAAGGAGGATTACATTAGGAATCTGCAGAGAAACTCCAGCTTGGCCACAACTGGATCtaccagcaggacaatgatcctaaacacacCGTCAAGGTAGTGAAGGAGTGGTTTAGGGACAAGGGTGTAAGCCTTCTAGAATGGCCAAGTCAGAGCCCTGACCTCAATCCGATTGAGAACTTGTGGCGAGTCTTGAAGACCAGAGTGATAGAAAGGAAGCCGACCAACCTGATCCAGCTTGAGgcttatgccaagaaagagagGGCCAACATCCCACAGGAGACATGCAAGAATCGTCTCGAagcagtcataaaaaacaaaggctaCACTATTGACTATTAAAGAAAGACATTGGACCAGGGTATGAATAATTTTGAACAtggcttttttgtaaattaatttattatatactcatgaaacaaaaaagtttcttgaattatgttttgatgtttgatgtCACTCTCTAAGTTGTTGTTCATTTAGCAATCATAGACAAACTTGGAAAAAGCATTAATTTCATCACAAAAATGAACAGGGGTATGAATAATTTGAGGACAACTGTAtatacacacccacacccacttTTTTGGATAACTTTTGTAAAGCAGTAAACTGACTCAAACATTATGAATATGATTCTATTAAAAAGAATCCTGCTAtgagatctaaaaaaaaaaaaaagagcattttgtgGAACTTACCTGCTGAAGAGCTCGTGAAGTTTAAGGTAGGTCATAGTAGGGGCTAATGTTCcaacccaaacagaaaacagctccctttaaaaaaaaaaaacagtgtaaaaatttaaattttcatttcataCTGAATTTAATCAATGCTAACATTAACACTAGGGGTGGGTGATATTGCCAAAAAATTATatcacaatatatatatatttttttaaatgcctcgATAACAATATCACACATGATATTccatattttctgctttttaattttttttattggatttgccCAAATAAATATGTAACTTGAAAACAGACGTGACGTGTCTCCACCCTGACCTGACACAACATGCTTGCGTGACTTGCAAAATATGGTGGTCTGAtccacattttctattttaaaactaaaataattccaaacaacAGAAGTGGCTCCTTTTTCATGGAATTAAGTCAGGACTGGTGGGAGACATTTCCGTATTGTGCTCTGCCACGTTTGTTTGTTCAGGCTGCGCTCGGAGCGCCTCgcggttcttcttcttctttgttttaatggagGTTGGCAAACATAGGAAGCATCACGGCCACCACCTGATAAGAAGTGTGGACCACATAGCGCCTCGAGCTGCACATGTCAGGCTCAGTTCAATTATGTCATCATATTATCATATGATGACAATAGTATCAAAGGTTCCACCGGTATTACTGTAAATGAGACAATATGGCACACTCCTAATTaacaccaaacagaaaaataaaaagaaaaatgttttcaaattctAGTAAAGTCTTAGattacttctttttcttttggctgttcccttttcaggggccacagtgagtcctcctcctccatctaactctgtcttctacctctatgtcctctctaactgcatctatATATCTCCTCTtcgtctttttcctggcagctgcatctctaacatccttctaccaatatacccactgtccctcctctgcacatgtccaaaccatgtCAGTCtgacctctctaactttatcaccaggttgttcaacctgtgctgtacctctgatgacctcattcctaatcctatccaccttcagttctgtctcctgtctttttgtcagtcccactgtctccaaaccatacaacatggctgctctcacctctgtctgtaaatctttcctttgacctttgctgccacccttttgtcacaaatcactcctgaaacttttctccagccactccatcctgcctggactctcttcttcacctctttaccacacttcctgttttcctggattgttgaccctaagtacttgaagtcgtGCACCTTTGagtctcactgttccacctgccttcctctcattcacacacatgtactctgtcttgctatgactgactttcattcctcgtcCTTCATATaaggatttaaataaatgagaacTTACGGTTTCCTAGAAATGCTGGAATGTGGTGTCAGTGAGTAAGATTCTGATCTGGTTTGGCCTAAAGAATCCAAATCTTTGCTCTGCTGCATTCGAGGACGGGTTAATTGTTGAACAATCCACTCTCCCTCATCACTATCATCACCATCATCCCATTCCTGCACTTTGGTATTATCCCAGATGGCTCCAGCACCTAAAGAGGGTGAAACAGTGAAGCAACATAAATACCAGCATTTTATCTTGGTCTCTGTACAGAGAAACCGTTTTAACTTCAAATGAGATTGGGCCATTTTGAaagggggttctgtggaaaggttattaaCAATTAACTTCCTACCTGGTGTAGGTAACTTTTTCGATggcctcagtttagagaaatagagtttaagtctgacaggactgataaGGTGCCATCTTTAAACTACTTAAATCTCCAGATTTTAATATGAGGTTTGTGTTGAAAATGCCCTAATTTAGTGTATGTTCGTTTAAAACGGAGAGCAGTTTGACTATCAGTTCATCTAATTTGTTGACGTGACAGTTTTGATTAGCCAATGATGTCCATGTTCTACATTCTTCCTATATGGCTAATGGTGCAGAACCGTGTCTTGTGTAATGCTGGTCCAAATACATGTTGGGCGTGAGTTCCAAGCATGTTTTCTCAACCTGGGTTGTAAAGAGCTTATTGTATAAGTTTGTATTTCTTCATATTTGGTCATATATGAGACAAAATGTTGACCTTCGTAGACATTACTAAGCCATGAGTAATTTGTGGTCATTGAGTGCCCTCTAGTGGCCTTGTGAAACATCTTTTTCTGAATAATTTGAGAGTGACATTCTGTATTTGAATGGAGTAGGTTATTTTTCCTTGTTTAACGACCACACCCATATGCACTTTGTGAagaattaaagatttaaagggACTATGAGTGTTTTTGTCATCCTTGACTTGATAACTGTGGCAGCTAAATTACAACAAACCCCTTTAAAGAAGCTTCACAACATTCATGCAAATGGCATTTTATATATCTTTATATATACACCATCATCAGTTCTTCAATTTACTTGAAATTATGTTGTAGCCCTGGGGAATTTCCAGCAGTAATTTCAGAATAGCTATGGCAAAATAATTGTTTACAGCAGATGTTTTTGGATAAATAactataatttctttttaaaaagttggaattgttttaagatgacaaaatcCACTTTGGAATCGAGTCTGCTCAGACTAACCATTGTCAACACAGTCCTTAAACAAATTTTTTCCTGAATTTCATAGACGTTTGTCCAAATGCTAATACTTAACCCTCACTGCTGTTGAATCTTATTGTTGATGTTCTTGTTGACTTCCTGTTGTGGGTGGAGATTTACACAGGTGGGTGCAATCTGCCAATAAAAGGCCACAGGTTGCTCTGGTGAGCACTGCACTCAGGCCAAATGTAAATGaatgctgtgttgtttttcatttccagTCCTTTAAAGATGGCAGCGTCAACAACTGCCAATTTTACATTACAATATAAAgttgacaaaaatattttgaatttgctgCCAGAAGTGACGCCAGGCTGCTGCAGACGTGTTACAGCTAGctactgctgctatttgcattttccaaaaacaaaacaaaacaaacaaaaaacattgaattttatgaaaaaactgttaaagatcttgtaaaattgacaacagtataaaggtttatgaattcgtgtttaaataaactatgaAATTTTGGGGACCGAAGctgttttaaggtggcagcagtccactttgtctTAGATGTGTTCTGTCAGACCTGAactctgattctccaaactgtggctgtttaaacagctctttaaaacaggtaaaatattaactatttataacttttacacagacacccacttcaaaatggctggaaAATCCCTTTAAATACCTTTAGGACCTGGGCTGCTGTCACTGGCAAACAGAGCTTCCACTGCTTCCTCTAACGTTGCATGAGTTTTCAGAGCCTCCAAGCTCTGCGCCCAGGAAAAACCCATTTCCTAAaaacaaattgtattttttttttactgatattaAAGTGTCAACTTATTATCTAGAACTGATACAGGGAATTTGTTTCTACCATAAGGTGCAACGTCTGTGCTCGTTTTAGCTCCTGAGTAGCTTCAGCACTCGTGTTTTCCAGCTTCAACACGTCCTTGTAGATGAGCGAGGCTTCATAGTACCTCTGGGGAAAAGACAAGAAGGAAATAACCTATACAACATGTAATACACCTAAAACATCAGCCTGAGAAGCTGTTTGGTTAAGTCAACAGCTGGATaagctacagcagcagcagcagcagcagcagcagcagtggacAAACAGGGATTTACCTTGAGGCCACAGAGAGCTTTCCCTTTTCGAAATAAACCCTTTATCCAGTTTGGTTCCATGGAAAGTGCAACATCAGCATCCCTAAGAGCGTTTTCATACTGCTGAAGCCTTTCATAGCAGAGGGAGCGATTTCCAAATAACctgaaaaagacaacaaacatattttatgatCCTTACTGTAAAAACTGCTTTCTATTAAAAAGTTGCTCTAAGAGTTTGTTCTTACTTAAATTCTGTTGGGTTGTATTTAATGGCATCAGTAAAGCAACTCGCTGCCATCTCATACTGTCCAGAGGCAGCCAAACGGTTCCCCACACCTGGAACAAAGTTGGAACCATCTCAGTTCTATTccacttctgttttctgtcaaaaccTCCCAACATTTGCAAATGGATGAACTTCACTCACAAGCAAGCTCAATGCTTCTTTTTGCAAACTCCTCCACAGCAGGATTCACggttttctaataaaatgagcatttaaataaatgtaagagGCATGCCGATGACTCCAAGGTTGGGATTACTTCAAACATGGTAATATTAGCATGTTGAAATCAATCAGTTGAAAGTTAGTCTTCAGTTCAGGAAATTGTGATTTTGTGTCTAATTTGATAAGATATCTTGTTATCCAAGTAAATGATAACTTACAGTGATGTGTAGGAGTGAGAACAAATGTCAACTTAGAAACAATAGCAggtatctattttttttttgatacgTTATCTTAAAAATGCTATCTGTAAAGATCTTACCTTTTCACTGGCTTCATCTCCTTGTTTTTGAAAGTCAGGTTCCTCGGGAACCTCTGGCTTTTCTTCCTCAAGCTTCTGAACTTTGGTTTTGTCttcattattttcatttggAAACCTTTGGTTACACTTTTCCTCAGTGACTGAATTATTTAAACTCAAACCCTGTAAATAATAAGGTGCTCATAGCTTTACAGGTTGAAtcaattttaataaatgttcgttagaagaaaacatttagttgttttttttcctcctataaattaaaaactaaaagatctACAAACCCTTTGGTGATCTTCATCTTTCTTCATCACCCTGATCAGATCTTTGTCTGTAGTGCTCTCGTGCTTCTTCCATGCAGCCACCTCAGATGCTGTTTGGGACTGATTGGCTTTAGAACATTTGATTTCTTCTGAATTACTAGCACTTATTGGTTTCTGGTCCTGATCCTCAGAGGAGTCAGACTTGTCTTTCTCCACCTCCTgaaatgacattaaaacaagaaatcagCACACCTTTACAAAAGCCTTTCGGCAatttacagcagaaataaatgaatttgaCTCACAAGTAAATTTTCTTTAggagagttttctttttcaagacgctttttttcttttttacgctgcaacaaaataaaaatgaaatgcaccACTTACATCTGCTAAAGAGGAATACATTATTTCTGCCATTTATTAACCTGTTTTTTACGcttgtttctttcagttttgccCTTACgccgttcttcttcttctatcaGTTCCTTGGCAATTTTATCGGCCTCCTAAAAAAGACACACAATAACACAGCTGCAAAAATATACAAGAAAGTTTGCTAAATGTAAAAGCTAACTTGTAATATATGATTATTTCAATTTTAATTCTCTAAAGGTTTAAATCGTATATTTCAGTCCAGTACATGTGTCGATCTGAACTTCTCTCCTGTTACGTTAGGTTAACTTTTCAATTTCACCTTTATGaattcaataaaatgtgtcacCTCATCAgtgagttgttttatttgtggatgtggttctaaatgttttttagtaGCACAATAAGGATAATATTCAttgtcatcatcattatcatcatctgTATAGATAAGGTCATCCTCCAAGGACTCCGGATATCGTAAACCTGCAAGATAAATCAGACACAAAAAACTAGAATCATTTACTGAGTCcctcttattttaaaggaatattccatcttgaagtggggttctgtggaaaggttaggaacaatAATATTTGacttgttgcagatagctcgTTGAAGGTCCTCACTTAGGAAAAATTAACTTTCATCTTGTCAGGATTAACAAGCtacagccaagaccaaagccatcttaaaacattgTAAATCTTCTCAATTTTTACAGAAGTTCATttgaacattattttataaaccttttgcAACATCTTTTGTGTCAGTGTTACAATGCACAGTTATTTCCATAAAGATGTAGTTATTTTGTGCATAGCAACGGCAGCAAGCTGGAACAGCTCCAGTGCAGCCTCGGGGGTACTTTCTGCAGGAATTTAagaatatttctgcagaaataatcaTGTAGGGCAAAACTAATGGCATCGTTGTgaagatttaaataataatgaaccTTTATGAAATTTTGAAAACTGGAGTTATTTTAGGATGACAGCAATTCACTTTTGAAGCTTAGACAAGCCATTACCTGAACAGGCTGATTTTAAAGTAGtgttaaaataacttcaatcttcaaaatgttttagacATTTGTGCAAACAgcattatttaaacctttacacgaCTGTCAATTTTACATGACTCTGTTCTTTTCTGCAGGAATAAGAAATTCTTCCTGGAATTAACTTACAGTTCACCGCTGCAgctatttgtgcttgtaaaaTAACCATGTATTAGGAAACTGACAATGTCCTATAAGTTTATAAAGAAGCAtgtgcatgaactgctatgaaattttggaaCTCTAAACTGTTTAAAGTTGGCAGCAATTTGGTCATAGCTGCATTCGGACTATTCAGTAGCTcctcaatccagtcagaatttaattatttctccaaactgaggccatctattacaggtaagataataaatgTTCAGAACTTTTCACAAGATGCCACTTCAAAACGgccaaaatacaattttaaataaaccttaaCGTCAGGGTGGAATCAAAAAGATTGAAATATTGTTAAAGACTGCAGGGCCATCCATCTGTTATTCTGTAGAAATGTCTTCAAAGTTGAATCTGATTGTAACTCCTTTCAAATGTAAACTTTATTCTTGCTATTAGGACAGTTCCTGGTCTCTTTACATCCTCTAAGCTGAGATCTTTAAACATTGCAATGAAACCAAGCATTCATCACTATCAAGTTCATAAAAACTCAGATGAAGATTTTTCAGACTGGGAACTGAACTATTTGTGAACATACATAGTAACAATAAGAGAGACCAGAATATGTAGCAAACACTAGAAGACTTCAGTGTTAGTTTGCAGTTTTTAAGACTAGGTAGGTTGGtcgatcaatcaatcaatcaataacACCAAATGCAGAAAAAGCAATACCAAAGAGAGCAGGCGCAAGTGCATCGAGGACCGAACCCGCAGAATTGCGTCCACTTATGAAATCCAACATTGATTccttaaaagaagaaagaagcaaaaaattaaaacgcATCTTTTAGTTTACAACTGTGttaaagaatacaaaaaatTTAAAGGTATGCTACAGATATTTGAGTATTTAAAGTCACTATCAtctcaaaaagaaatgttaatttGTCTAATTatcaaataattgttttattactgACCTTATTCTCTGCATAAGatgtgtggatgtttttgttatgtTATTTGAAGAGTTGGGCATTGAGTCTCGAGAATCAGTTTGAACTGGGACTAACATTACTGAATTACTAGTTTCAATACCAGGAAGAAGCAgccacagaacaacaacaaagaagaatcTGCAGGAAGTGTGTGCAGCAGCAATCAAACATGTGGcttaacacttttaaaaaagtgtggCTTATAAATTAAAAGACGTCGAGACAAATCAGATTACATATGATCCAGTAATTATTGAGGACATGTTCAGGACATATGAGCAATTATACAGTCAACCTCCTTCTGCTGAGGATGGTCAAACAGAAGCCTTCCTGGAGACATCAGATCTGCCCTCAATAGgagaaattttaaataaacttcttaCCTCTTGTATAACAAGAGGCAATTAATaggttaaaaaagaagaaaaacaccagGAAGTGATGGATTGCCATCAGAGTGGTACAAATCTTTCAGTAAAGACCTTTTACCATTACTAGAAACTCATTCAGCTATTCAGTGGAATATGCAGTGGACCTTGTATCAATCACCACAGGCCAGAATCAAGATCAATGGAAATGTAACTGATAGTATAACATTAGTGCTCTACACGTCAGGGTTGTAGTTTATCAATATTATTTgcaatttatttagaaatgttgGCTCAACATAAAAAGGcaacacaatttttattttttttcaacacaaagaTCTTAAGCGTATTGATATACATAAAGACTCCCATATAGTAGGTTTATTTGCTGATGCTATACTTTGTTATTTATCAGACCCAGAAAATTCACTGCCTAGTCTGATCAATCAATTACAGATGTTTGGCTTCTACTCAGCATATAAACTAAACTTGAAAAAGACGATACATGGAAATTATAATTTGAAATGGAATTCTAATAAGATGACATACTTGGgtataaaattaacaaaaaatatggCCGATTTATATAAGGCTAACTTTATTAGTGTGGACCAAGAAATTAGGAATGATATTAGAAGGTGGGATGTACTGACTCTAGACTTTAGTTCCAGAATCGAGGCTATAAAAATGAATGCACTACCAAGGTTTCTGTATCTTTTCTTAGCATTACCTATAAAAATTCCggtcaaacagttcaaaacatgGAATTAGATTATATCTAGATTCatatgaaactgtaaaaaacctagaattaaattgaattgaactgaattgaaatattaaaattagGAAAAGAGAAAGGAGGTTTGGCATTACctgattttaaagaatattATCATGCCGCCCAAATAACTCCCATAATAAATATAAGTGCTAAAAATGATGAAGCGAAATGGAAAAATATAGAACAAAGAGTACATGGAAGA is a window of Kryptolebias marmoratus isolate JLee-2015 linkage group LG10, ASM164957v2, whole genome shotgun sequence DNA encoding:
- the si:dkey-33c12.4 gene encoding RNA polymerase II-associated protein 3 isoform X1, with translation MSRKKAIVKAGGPPVPRIRENSRLMRTHESMLDFISGRNSAGSVLDALAPALFGLRYPESLEDDLIYTDDDNDDDNEYYPYCATKKHLEPHPQIKQLTDEEADKIAKELIEEEERRKGKTERNKRKKQRKKEKKRLEKENSPKENLLEVEKDKSDSSEDQDQKPISASNSEEIKCSKANQSQTASEVAAWKKHESTTDKDLIRVMKKDEDHQRGLSLNNSVTEEKCNQRFPNENNEDKTKVQKLEEEKPEVPEEPDFQKQGDEASEKKTVNPAVEEFAKRSIELACVGNRLAASGQYEMAASCFTDAIKYNPTEFKLFGNRSLCYERLQQYENALRDADVALSMEPNWIKGLFRKGKALCGLKRYYEASLIYKDVLKLENTSAEATQELKRAQTLHLMEMGFSWAQSLEALKTHATLEEAVEALFASDSSPGPKGAGAIWDNTKVQEWDDGDDSDEGEWIVQQLTRPRMQQSKDLDSLGQTRSESYSLTPHSSISRKPELFSVWVGTLAPTMTYLKLHELFSRAGTVCSIKMLLEQQCAFVNYTRKEDCERAIQCIDGMVVEGAPLTVRYPHKFHTGLSGSNFGATDPSPHPGTCKKECFFWRTIGCTREDCTFRHVPEHKNLDKDKFTSRLGYLSHVGDHK
- the si:dkey-33c12.4 gene encoding RNA polymerase II-associated protein 3 isoform X2, which codes for MSRKKAIVKGGPPVPRIRENSRLMRTHESMLDFISGRNSAGSVLDALAPALFGLRYPESLEDDLIYTDDDNDDDNEYYPYCATKKHLEPHPQIKQLTDEEADKIAKELIEEEERRKGKTERNKRKKQRKKEKKRLEKENSPKENLLEVEKDKSDSSEDQDQKPISASNSEEIKCSKANQSQTASEVAAWKKHESTTDKDLIRVMKKDEDHQRGLSLNNSVTEEKCNQRFPNENNEDKTKVQKLEEEKPEVPEEPDFQKQGDEASEKKTVNPAVEEFAKRSIELACVGNRLAASGQYEMAASCFTDAIKYNPTEFKLFGNRSLCYERLQQYENALRDADVALSMEPNWIKGLFRKGKALCGLKRYYEASLIYKDVLKLENTSAEATQELKRAQTLHLMEMGFSWAQSLEALKTHATLEEAVEALFASDSSPGPKGAGAIWDNTKVQEWDDGDDSDEGEWIVQQLTRPRMQQSKDLDSLGQTRSESYSLTPHSSISRKPELFSVWVGTLAPTMTYLKLHELFSRAGTVCSIKMLLEQQCAFVNYTRKEDCERAIQCIDGMVVEGAPLTVRYPHKFHTGLSGSNFGATDPSPHPGTCKKECFFWRTIGCTREDCTFRHVPEHKNLDKDKFTSRLGYLSHVGDHK
- the si:dkey-33c12.4 gene encoding RNA polymerase II-associated protein 3 isoform X3; the protein is MRTHESMLDFISGRNSAGSVLDALAPALFGLRYPESLEDDLIYTDDDNDDDNEYYPYCATKKHLEPHPQIKQLTDEEADKIAKELIEEEERRKGKTERNKRKKQRKKEKKRLEKENSPKENLLEVEKDKSDSSEDQDQKPISASNSEEIKCSKANQSQTASEVAAWKKHESTTDKDLIRVMKKDEDHQRGLSLNNSVTEEKCNQRFPNENNEDKTKVQKLEEEKPEVPEEPDFQKQGDEASEKKTVNPAVEEFAKRSIELACVGNRLAASGQYEMAASCFTDAIKYNPTEFKLFGNRSLCYERLQQYENALRDADVALSMEPNWIKGLFRKGKALCGLKRYYEASLIYKDVLKLENTSAEATQELKRAQTLHLMEMGFSWAQSLEALKTHATLEEAVEALFASDSSPGPKGAGAIWDNTKVQEWDDGDDSDEGEWIVQQLTRPRMQQSKDLDSLGQTRSESYSLTPHSSISRKPELFSVWVGTLAPTMTYLKLHELFSRAGTVCSIKMLLEQQCAFVNYTRKEDCERAIQCIDGMVVEGAPLTVRYPHKFHTGLSGSNFGATDPSPHPGTCKKECFFWRTIGCTREDCTFRHVPEHKNLDKDKFTSRLGYLSHVGDHK